A region of Jannaschia sp. W003 DNA encodes the following proteins:
- a CDS encoding class I SAM-dependent methyltransferase, with protein sequence MGKRDDTRRAMLEALPKGGTGAEVGVWEGRFSETILEVCAPVRLHLIDPWEYDPRFNNTGFGRKKNAERMPQMHKQVAAKFAGDERVVLHRATSQEALLEMDDAALDWIYIDGNHNEPFVGMDLALACKKVRPGGVIAGDDYHWSDGEGTPVKDAVAKTVEKLGERASLEVMGQQYIIRLAA encoded by the coding sequence ATGGGCAAGAGGGACGACACGCGGCGCGCCATGCTGGAGGCGCTGCCCAAGGGCGGCACGGGCGCCGAGGTCGGCGTCTGGGAGGGACGGTTCTCGGAGACGATCCTGGAGGTGTGCGCGCCGGTGCGCCTGCACCTGATCGACCCGTGGGAGTACGACCCGCGCTTCAACAACACGGGCTTCGGGCGCAAGAAGAACGCCGAGCGGATGCCGCAGATGCACAAGCAGGTGGCCGCGAAGTTCGCGGGCGACGAGCGGGTGGTCCTGCACCGCGCGACCTCGCAGGAGGCGCTGCTGGAGATGGACGACGCTGCGCTCGACTGGATCTACATCGACGGCAACCACAACGAGCCCTTCGTTGGCATGGACCTCGCCCTCGCCTGCAAGAAGGTGCGCCCCGGCGGCGTGATCGCGGGCGACGATTACCACTGGTCCGACGGCGAGGGCACGCCGGTGAAGGACGCGGTGGCGAAGACGGTCGAGAAGCTGGGCGAGCGGGCGTCGCTGGAGGTGATGGGCCAGCAGTACATCATCCGGCTGGCGGCGTAG
- a CDS encoding L-serine ammonia-lyase produces MFLSLFDIFKPGVGPSSSHTMGPMVAAVRFLAMLRHGEREPGAGAPAHVTATLHGSLAWTGKGHATDRAVHLGLLGFDPATVKAEAAEEALARLAETRTLEPEGLPPLRYDPESDLIFDWGPPLEGHANGMVLRAFDGAGTLALEETFYSVGGGFVVTEAERRAPPAPATGETEVPFPFSTAAEMLGMGQRTGLTVAEMKRRNEEAAIPPAELDRRIDAVWAAMDDCIERGLRATGILPGGLKVRRRARAIHEQLLAEAGLNLAQPHVVNDWLSVYAMAVNEENAAGGRVVTSPTNGAAGVVPSVIRYYRDHCVGATPEGIRTFLLAAAAIGGLVKHNASISGAEVGCQGEVGSASAMAAAGLCAALGGSNAQVENAAEIALEHHLGMTCDPAAGLVQVPCIERNGLGAIKAVSAASLALRGDGSHFMPLDNCIEAMRQTGRDMSEKYKETSQGGLAVNLPEC; encoded by the coding sequence ATGTTCCTCAGCCTCTTCGACATCTTCAAGCCGGGCGTCGGCCCCTCGTCCTCGCACACCATGGGGCCGATGGTGGCCGCGGTGCGCTTCCTCGCCATGCTGCGGCACGGGGAGCGCGAGCCGGGCGCAGGCGCGCCGGCGCACGTGACGGCCACGCTCCACGGCAGTCTCGCCTGGACCGGCAAGGGGCACGCGACCGACCGCGCCGTGCACCTCGGCCTGCTGGGGTTCGACCCTGCGACGGTGAAGGCGGAGGCGGCGGAGGAGGCTCTGGCGCGCCTTGCGGAGACCCGGACGCTGGAGCCCGAGGGCCTGCCGCCCCTGCGCTACGATCCCGAGAGCGATCTGATCTTCGATTGGGGCCCGCCGCTGGAGGGGCACGCCAACGGCATGGTGCTGCGGGCCTTCGACGGCGCGGGCACGCTGGCGCTGGAGGAGACGTTCTATTCGGTCGGCGGCGGCTTCGTGGTCACCGAGGCCGAGCGCCGCGCGCCACCCGCGCCCGCCACCGGCGAGACCGAGGTGCCGTTCCCCTTCTCGACCGCCGCGGAGATGCTGGGCATGGGCCAGCGCACGGGGCTCACGGTGGCGGAGATGAAGCGCCGCAACGAGGAGGCGGCGATTCCGCCCGCGGAACTCGACCGCCGCATCGACGCCGTCTGGGCCGCCATGGACGACTGCATCGAGCGCGGGCTGCGGGCCACCGGCATCCTGCCGGGCGGGCTCAAGGTGCGGCGCCGGGCGCGGGCGATCCACGAGCAGCTGCTGGCCGAGGCGGGCCTGAACCTCGCGCAGCCGCACGTCGTGAACGACTGGCTGTCGGTCTACGCCATGGCCGTGAACGAGGAGAACGCCGCCGGGGGCCGGGTCGTGACCTCGCCCACCAACGGCGCGGCGGGCGTGGTGCCGAGCGTGATCCGCTACTACCGCGACCACTGCGTGGGCGCGACGCCGGAGGGCATCCGCACCTTCCTGCTGGCGGCCGCCGCGATCGGCGGGCTGGTGAAGCACAACGCCTCGATCTCGGGCGCCGAGGTGGGGTGCCAGGGCGAGGTGGGCAGCGCCTCGGCGATGGCCGCCGCGGGTCTGTGCGCAGCCCTGGGCGGCTCGAACGCGCAGGTGGAGAACGCCGCCGAGATCGCGCTGGAGCACCACCTCGGCATGACCTGCGACCCCGCCGCGGGCCTCGTGCAGGTGCCCTGCATCGAGCGCAACGGGCTGGGGGCGATCAAGGCCGTGTCGGCGGCGTCGCTGGCCCTGCGGGGCGACGGCTCGCACTTCATGCCGCTCGACAACTGCATCGAGGCGATGCGGCAAACGGGCCGGGACATGAGCGAGAAGTACAAGGAGACCTCTCAGGGGGGCCTCGCGGTCAACCTGCCCGAGTGCTGA
- a CDS encoding LacI family DNA-binding transcriptional regulator, protein MSDNPRRRSLTLRDVSEAAGVSEMTVSRVLRGRGDVSERTRAKVEAAARALGYVPNKIAGALASQRVNLVGVIVPSLSNLVFPEMLAGLQDGLEDTPLQPVVGATDYDPAKEERTLFEMLSWRPSGVVIAGLEHTAPARAMLAAAGVPVVEVMDVDGDPVDAAVGISHWRAGYQVGREIVARGYRRIGVIGTKVDGDHRARKRLEGVERALAEAGIGIAARADYAGVSGFGKGREMTAALLDGAPDLDFIFYTNDLTGAGGMLLCLERGLDVGEGIGLVGFNGFTLLDGLPRKLATVDSRRREAGQMAARIITGSWEFDGSDRRVELTPHFLAGDTMRTRPDSNEAG, encoded by the coding sequence TTGTCCGACAATCCCCGCAGGCGCAGCCTCACGCTCCGCGACGTGTCCGAGGCCGCGGGCGTCTCCGAGATGACCGTGAGCCGCGTGCTGCGCGGCCGGGGCGACGTGAGCGAGCGCACCCGCGCCAAGGTCGAGGCCGCCGCGCGCGCCCTGGGATACGTGCCCAACAAGATCGCCGGCGCGCTCGCCTCGCAGCGCGTGAACCTCGTGGGCGTGATCGTGCCATCGCTGTCGAACCTCGTGTTCCCCGAGATGCTGGCCGGCCTGCAGGACGGGCTGGAGGACACGCCGCTGCAACCGGTCGTGGGCGCCACCGACTACGATCCCGCCAAGGAGGAGCGCACGCTCTTCGAGATGCTGTCCTGGCGGCCCTCGGGCGTGGTGATCGCGGGGCTGGAGCACACCGCGCCCGCCCGCGCCATGCTCGCCGCCGCGGGGGTGCCGGTGGTCGAGGTCATGGACGTGGACGGCGACCCGGTGGACGCGGCCGTGGGCATCAGCCACTGGCGCGCAGGCTACCAGGTGGGGCGCGAGATCGTGGCGCGCGGCTACCGGCGCATCGGCGTGATCGGCACCAAGGTCGACGGCGACCACCGAGCGCGCAAGCGGCTGGAAGGGGTGGAGCGGGCGCTCGCCGAGGCGGGGATCGGCATCGCGGCGCGCGCCGACTACGCGGGCGTCTCGGGCTTCGGCAAGGGCCGCGAGATGACCGCCGCGCTTCTGGACGGGGCGCCCGACCTCGACTTCATCTTCTACACCAACGACCTCACCGGAGCTGGGGGGATGCTGCTGTGCCTCGAGCGCGGGCTCGACGTGGGCGAGGGGATCGGGCTGGTGGGCTTCAACGGCTTCACGCTGCTCGACGGGCTGCCGCGCAAGCTGGCCACGGTCGACAGCCGCCGCCGCGAGGCGGGGCAGATGGCTGCCCGGATCATCACGGGATCCTGGGAATTCGACGGATCCGACCGCCGGGTCGAATTAACGCCGCATTTCTTGGCTGGAGATACGATGCGGACCCGGCCCGATTCCAACGAGGCGGGCTGA
- a CDS encoding glycosyltransferase family 2 protein, with protein MSAETRSAPRPVRDNALAVMRLLPRGARGAEVGTHDGRWTRALRDVAAPASLTLIDPWAEDEGRDARAHAYRAPQAARDAMHAAVRAEFSEAEILRRPSAEALAGMRDGALDWLFLDGEKQFDVLLADLEAAVRVVAPGGVVAGGGWHHGRELGWPVREAVREVAGRLGVEIAREGHFWALRLPATVRLAPRDARARYLVIAPMKNEAPYILEWIAHNRAIGFTDFLVLTNDCDDTTDPILQRLQEMGLATHVTNTVLKRGPHKSALKWARDHVARLRADWILIADVDEFIDLPGHGTIPAMLDALGPDTDVVSFPWKVFGNGGVEAFEDRPVTEQFVRCEPAPRRGGRRYRDVKTLFRRPEAMYHFGLHRPRVRDEWKDRIVWKSPAGEDISARMNRGSQWLMRWDGCEAAGYMHHYPLRSLEAYILKKNRGRANHVGEDLGRAYWDKWNLNAGRDAGLARGVPGFREELDRLMADRTLRRLHREGVAWHRAQFEALMREPRYRALWDELRAAGADEDTESGAAA; from the coding sequence ATGAGCGCCGAGACCCGGTCGGCACCCCGTCCGGTGCGCGACAACGCGCTCGCTGTGATGCGCCTCCTGCCCCGGGGCGCACGGGGGGCCGAGGTCGGCACCCACGACGGCCGCTGGACCCGCGCGCTGCGCGACGTGGCGGCGCCCGCCTCGCTGACGCTGATCGACCCCTGGGCCGAGGACGAGGGCCGCGACGCCCGCGCCCACGCCTACCGGGCCCCGCAGGCGGCGCGCGACGCGATGCACGCGGCCGTGCGCGCCGAGTTCTCCGAGGCCGAGATCCTGCGCCGCCCCTCCGCCGAGGCGCTGGCGGGGATGCGCGACGGCGCGCTCGACTGGCTGTTCCTGGACGGCGAGAAGCAGTTCGACGTGCTGCTCGCCGACCTCGAGGCGGCGGTGCGCGTGGTGGCGCCCGGCGGCGTCGTCGCGGGCGGCGGCTGGCACCACGGGCGCGAGCTGGGCTGGCCCGTGCGCGAGGCGGTGCGCGAGGTGGCCGGGCGGCTCGGGGTCGAGATCGCGCGCGAGGGGCACTTCTGGGCGCTGCGCCTGCCGGCGACCGTGCGCCTCGCCCCGCGCGACGCGCGCGCGCGATACCTCGTGATCGCGCCCATGAAGAACGAGGCGCCCTACATCCTGGAATGGATCGCCCACAACCGCGCCATCGGCTTCACCGACTTCCTGGTCCTCACCAACGACTGCGACGACACCACCGACCCGATCCTGCAGCGCCTGCAGGAGATGGGGCTGGCGACCCACGTGACGAACACGGTGCTCAAGCGCGGGCCGCACAAGTCGGCGCTGAAGTGGGCGCGCGACCACGTGGCGCGCCTGCGGGCCGACTGGATCCTGATCGCCGACGTGGACGAGTTCATCGACCTGCCGGGCCACGGCACGATCCCCGCCATGCTGGACGCCCTCGGGCCGGACACGGACGTGGTGAGCTTTCCGTGGAAGGTGTTCGGCAACGGCGGGGTGGAGGCCTTCGAGGACCGCCCCGTCACCGAGCAGTTCGTGCGCTGCGAGCCCGCGCCCCGGCGCGGCGGGCGGCGCTACCGCGACGTGAAGACCCTGTTCCGGCGGCCCGAGGCCATGTACCACTTCGGCCTCCACCGCCCCCGCGTGCGGGACGAGTGGAAGGACCGCATCGTCTGGAAGTCGCCCGCCGGCGAGGACATCTCGGCGCGCATGAACCGCGGCTCGCAGTGGCTGATGCGCTGGGACGGCTGCGAGGCGGCGGGCTACATGCATCACTACCCGCTGCGCTCCCTGGAGGCCTACATCCTCAAGAAGAACCGCGGCCGCGCCAACCACGTGGGCGAGGACCTGGGCCGCGCGTACTGGGACAAGTGGAACCTGAACGCGGGCCGCGACGCAGGGCTCGCGCGCGGCGTGCCGGGCTTCCGCGAGGAGCTGGACCGGCTGATGGCCGACCGCACCCTGCGGCGCCTGCACCGCGAGGGCGTGGCCTGGCACCGGGCCCAGTTCGAGGCGCTGATGCGGGAGCCGCGCTACCGCGCCCTGTGGGACGAGCTGCGCGCCGCGGGCGCGGACGAGGACACCGAGAGCGGCGCGGCCGCCTGA
- the dapF gene encoding diaminopimelate epimerase: MATRSPSGLPFMKMHGLGNDFVVLDGRDGVRVDAALARAMGDRHRGVGFDQLALIEAEGEGLRLAFWNSDGSTAGACGNATRCVAAWEMARRGTDALAIRTERGLLRAEMQGGAVAVNMGAPILDWRAIPLAQDVDTLHLPIEGDPAATGMGNPHCTFFVADAEAEDLAAWGRFETHPLFPERTNVQVVSLLGEDRLRMRVWERGVGPTLASGSSSCAVAVAAARRGVSGRSVEIVLDGGSLHIDWRDDGVWMRGPTAHVFDGVWHG, from the coding sequence ATGGCGACGCGCTCCCCCTCCGGCCTCCCGTTCATGAAGATGCACGGGCTGGGCAACGACTTCGTGGTCCTCGACGGCCGCGACGGCGTGCGCGTCGATGCCGCCCTGGCGCGGGCCATGGGCGACCGGCATCGGGGCGTGGGCTTCGACCAGCTCGCGCTGATCGAGGCCGAGGGCGAGGGCCTGCGCCTCGCGTTCTGGAACAGCGACGGCTCCACCGCGGGCGCCTGCGGCAACGCGACCCGCTGCGTTGCGGCGTGGGAGATGGCGCGGCGGGGCACGGACGCGCTCGCGATCCGCACCGAGCGCGGTCTGCTGCGTGCAGAGATGCAGGGCGGCGCGGTGGCCGTGAACATGGGCGCGCCGATCCTCGACTGGCGGGCGATCCCGCTGGCCCAGGACGTGGACACCCTGCACCTGCCGATCGAGGGCGACCCGGCGGCCACTGGCATGGGCAACCCGCACTGCACCTTCTTCGTGGCCGACGCCGAGGCCGAGGATCTGGCCGCCTGGGGTCGGTTCGAGACGCATCCCCTGTTCCCCGAGCGCACCAACGTGCAGGTGGTGAGCCTGCTCGGCGAGGACCGCCTCAGGATGCGCGTCTGGGAACGGGGCGTGGGGCCGACGCTGGCCTCCGGCTCCTCGTCCTGCGCCGTGGCGGTGGCCGCAGCCCGGCGGGGCGTCTCGGGGCGGAGCGTGGAGATCGTGCTCGATGGGGGCAGCCTGCACATCGACTGGCGGGACGACGGGGTGTGGATGCGCGGGCCGACCGCGCACGTGTTCGACGGGGTGTGGCATGGCTGA
- a CDS encoding lysophospholipid acyltransferase family protein has protein sequence MTYRLQALALRVLLAVLRPLPYAVRVEGVGRVVRTLAALVPSLRARAERNLALVYPGWPEAERRRVALAAAANAGRALAMIWFARDARAALSSLRAEGEGLDALRDAQAEGRPAILVTGHFGPFEAMRHALRNEGIEVGGLYRPNNNPHYDPIFVAGLEETGRPVLPRGRAGLRGMIAHLRAGGVFEILADQAMEDGPALPFLGHPAHTSLATAELALRHGAPLLPAFAVEGADGLRVIVEAPIPPSDAATMMAEFNRRLGSRVRADPSQWYWFHRRWKTYG, from the coding sequence ATGACATACCGTCTCCAGGCCCTCGCCCTGCGCGTCCTGCTCGCCGTGCTGCGCCCCCTGCCCTACGCCGTGCGCGTCGAGGGGGTGGGGCGCGTGGTGCGCACGCTCGCGGCTCTGGTGCCCTCGCTGCGCGCGCGGGCCGAGCGCAACCTCGCGCTGGTCTATCCCGGCTGGCCCGAGGCCGAGCGCCGCCGCGTGGCCCTCGCCGCCGCCGCGAACGCCGGGCGGGCGCTGGCGATGATCTGGTTCGCGCGCGATGCCCGCGCGGCCCTGTCCTCCTTGCGCGCCGAGGGCGAGGGGCTGGACGCCCTGCGCGACGCCCAAGCTGAGGGACGCCCCGCGATCCTCGTGACCGGCCACTTCGGCCCGTTCGAGGCCATGCGCCACGCGCTGCGCAACGAGGGCATCGAGGTGGGCGGGCTGTATCGGCCCAACAACAACCCCCACTACGACCCGATCTTCGTGGCCGGGCTGGAGGAGACGGGCCGCCCCGTGCTGCCGCGGGGCCGCGCCGGCCTGCGCGGCATGATCGCGCACCTGCGCGCGGGCGGCGTGTTCGAGATCCTGGCCGACCAGGCCATGGAGGACGGCCCCGCCCTACCCTTCCTCGGCCACCCCGCGCACACCTCGCTCGCCACCGCCGAGCTGGCCCTGCGCCACGGCGCACCGCTCCTGCCCGCCTTCGCGGTCGAGGGCGCGGACGGCCTGCGCGTGATCGTCGAGGCGCCGATCCCGCCATCCGACGCGGCGACCATGATGGCCGAGTTCAACCGCCGCCTCGGGTCGCGCGTCCGCGCCGATCCGTCGCAATGGTACTGGTTCCACCGGCGCTGGAAGACCTACGGGTAG
- a CDS encoding substrate-binding domain-containing protein, whose amino-acid sequence MRSSIATTALLAAMGATSGAAAQETMPISGKTCEQLLEQYEGLPFTDILPLEAGPVAVDGAEDEIVVGFSQTGFNHPWRISMLEAAQAEACRHPNVSMIVLDGNVDVAKQSNDVRDLLARGVDAVLLSPVESAALIPASRAVMNEGIPLIVMDRDVPSEKTLFIGQSNVTMGEKVAEKMAEDLGGTGKIVVITGLQGSSPAVDRDQGMKNVLADNPDIEVLAVGDGEWIREPAVPIMEDFLTAYPEIDAVFSHAEESSWGAQLAIARAGRCEDGIKHYTFDGSNAGFKSVRDGTFRADGNYTPFIGDIAMRAALYTLTGREIPGAEAYGQPGQQLALPDSPTVVAENAEEWIGRGWGDFEPSLDPCK is encoded by the coding sequence ATGAGATCCTCGATCGCCACCACCGCGCTCCTCGCGGCCATGGGCGCCACGTCCGGTGCCGCCGCCCAGGAGACGATGCCCATCTCCGGCAAGACCTGCGAGCAACTGCTCGAGCAGTACGAAGGCCTGCCGTTCACCGACATCCTGCCTCTGGAGGCAGGCCCCGTCGCCGTCGATGGCGCCGAGGACGAGATCGTCGTCGGTTTCTCGCAGACCGGATTCAACCACCCCTGGCGCATCTCAATGCTGGAGGCGGCGCAGGCCGAGGCATGCCGGCATCCGAACGTCAGCATGATCGTGCTCGATGGCAACGTTGACGTTGCAAAGCAGAGCAACGACGTGCGCGACCTGCTCGCACGGGGCGTCGACGCCGTGCTGCTAAGCCCGGTCGAGTCGGCTGCGCTCATCCCCGCCTCTCGCGCGGTGATGAACGAGGGTATCCCGCTCATCGTCATGGACCGCGACGTGCCAAGCGAGAAGACACTCTTCATCGGCCAGAGCAACGTGACCATGGGCGAGAAGGTGGCCGAGAAGATGGCTGAAGACCTAGGCGGGACCGGCAAGATCGTCGTGATCACCGGCCTCCAAGGCTCCTCGCCGGCGGTGGACCGCGACCAGGGCATGAAGAACGTCCTCGCCGACAACCCGGACATCGAGGTGTTGGCCGTCGGCGACGGGGAGTGGATCCGCGAGCCTGCCGTGCCGATCATGGAGGACTTCCTCACCGCCTATCCGGAGATCGACGCCGTATTCTCTCATGCCGAGGAATCCTCGTGGGGCGCCCAGCTCGCGATCGCCCGGGCCGGCCGCTGCGAAGACGGCATCAAGCACTACACGTTCGACGGCTCGAACGCGGGCTTCAAGTCGGTGCGCGACGGGACCTTCCGCGCCGACGGGAACTACACGCCGTTCATAGGCGACATCGCGATGCGTGCCGCGCTCTACACGCTGACGGGCCGCGAGATCCCCGGAGCCGAGGCCTACGGTCAGCCCGGGCAGCAACTCGCGCTGCCGGACTCGCCCACTGTTGTCGCCGAGAACGCAGAGGAGTGGATCGGCCGCGGCTGGGGCGACTTCGAGCCGTCGCTCGATCCCTGCAAGTGA
- a CDS encoding lytic transglycosylase domain-containing protein, whose amino-acid sequence MRRILLAAPLLALAACAAPPPPEATMAEAAPTALPLFPGETPRVRSLVNKWADHYDLPRTLLHRVIQRESDYRPGARNGPYWGMMQILPATARNMGMQGEPKQLLDADTAIKYSARYLRGAWMVSDGDEHEAMMWYARGYYYEAKRRGLLFATGLRGSLWQRHDRGEAQMPPIDEAGNLLPPEPAKPACEPRTGLAAALRGSGCPSAA is encoded by the coding sequence ATGCGCCGCATCCTCCTCGCCGCCCCCCTCCTCGCCCTCGCCGCCTGCGCCGCCCCGCCGCCGCCCGAGGCCACCATGGCCGAGGCCGCGCCCACCGCGCTGCCGCTGTTTCCCGGCGAGACGCCGCGGGTGCGCAGCCTCGTGAACAAGTGGGCCGACCACTACGACCTGCCGCGCACGCTGCTGCACCGCGTGATCCAACGCGAGAGCGACTACCGCCCCGGCGCGCGCAACGGCCCCTACTGGGGGATGATGCAGATCCTGCCCGCCACGGCGCGCAACATGGGGATGCAGGGCGAGCCGAAGCAGCTCCTCGATGCGGACACCGCGATCAAGTACTCGGCCCGCTACCTGCGCGGCGCGTGGATGGTCTCGGACGGCGACGAGCACGAGGCCATGATGTGGTACGCGCGGGGCTACTACTACGAGGCCAAGCGCAGGGGCCTCCTGTTCGCGACCGGCCTGCGCGGCAGCCTCTGGCAGCGCCACGACCGGGGCGAGGCCCAGATGCCCCCCATCGACGAGGCCGGCAACCTCCTGCCCCCCGAGCCCGCGAAGCCCGCCTGCGAGCCGCGCACGGGGCTGGCGGCGGCGCTGCGCGGATCGGGGTGTCCGTCGGCGGCCTGA
- a CDS encoding GSCFA domain-containing protein, whose product MSRKANTLEFQHTRKEGVLRTWFRGEQTNFNPDFARMAGADSALKWAVDGWAPEAPMVTPETRICAFGSCFAANISNWLASRNYSVLTKDQGSNAYVVKCGEGMVNSFVIRQQFEWAFEGKRFEEELWHGYSAESYGYDEAVREATLDIFSNTDLFILTFGLSEVWYDEVSGGVFWRSIPEDVYDPARHKFRVTTVEENKDNIRAIYALIRKHRPDAKILATLSPVPLIATFRPVSCISANSVSKAVLRVALDELMRELGPEGVLHYWPSYEIVTDVFHSPFKQDRRHLPRGVLDFIMMLFEEVWCVEKPTDEEMTRHWLTALSAAGLVSDRLETALRDGNGRMLDRILAKRKVARHPEQEEAIRAQIERMRAGLAGEAAA is encoded by the coding sequence ATGAGCAGGAAGGCCAACACCCTCGAGTTCCAGCACACCCGCAAGGAGGGCGTGCTGCGGACGTGGTTCCGCGGCGAGCAGACCAACTTCAACCCCGACTTCGCCCGCATGGCCGGGGCGGATTCGGCCCTGAAGTGGGCGGTCGACGGCTGGGCGCCCGAGGCGCCGATGGTCACGCCCGAGACCCGCATCTGCGCCTTCGGATCGTGCTTCGCGGCCAACATCTCGAACTGGCTCGCCAGCCGGAACTACTCGGTGCTGACGAAGGACCAGGGATCGAACGCCTACGTGGTGAAGTGCGGCGAGGGGATGGTGAACTCCTTCGTGATCCGCCAGCAGTTCGAATGGGCCTTCGAGGGCAAGCGCTTCGAGGAGGAGCTGTGGCACGGCTACTCGGCCGAGAGCTACGGCTACGACGAGGCGGTGCGGGAGGCGACGCTCGACATCTTCTCGAACACCGACCTGTTCATCCTTACCTTCGGTCTCTCGGAGGTGTGGTACGACGAGGTCTCGGGCGGCGTGTTCTGGCGCTCCATCCCCGAGGACGTCTACGACCCCGCGCGCCACAAGTTCCGCGTCACCACCGTCGAGGAGAACAAGGACAACATCCGCGCGATCTACGCGCTGATCCGCAAGCACCGCCCCGACGCCAAGATCCTGGCGACGCTCTCGCCGGTGCCGCTGATCGCGACCTTCCGGCCCGTGTCCTGCATCTCGGCCAACTCGGTCTCGAAGGCGGTGCTGCGGGTGGCCCTGGACGAGCTGATGCGCGAGCTGGGCCCCGAGGGCGTGCTCCACTACTGGCCCTCCTACGAGATCGTGACGGACGTGTTCCACTCGCCCTTCAAGCAGGACCGGCGGCACCTGCCGCGCGGCGTGCTCGACTTCATCATGATGCTCTTCGAGGAGGTGTGGTGCGTGGAGAAGCCCACCGACGAGGAGATGACGCGCCACTGGCTGACCGCCCTGTCGGCCGCCGGCCTCGTATCGGACCGGCTGGAGACGGCGCTGCGCGACGGCAACGGGCGGATGCTCGACCGCATCCTCGCCAAGCGGAAGGTGGCCCGCCATCCCGAGCAGGAGGAGGCGATCCGCGCCCAGATCGAGCGCATGCGCGCCGGCCTCGCGGGGGAGGCCGCGGCATGA
- a CDS encoding GntR family transcriptional regulator, with protein sequence MDDWQRPLAADSPAPLWFQIAERLRRAVEDGTFPPGETLPSEAQINRQFGVSRATSRAALNELESAGLIVRRSGKGSIVLRARVEQPAEEMAGFSEDMRRRGLEPSYRVLGTGHVPAAAEAAEALEVAIGTEVFRSHRLLLADGEPIGTAMSWLPPRLFRSHPYPTGEELETGSLYAWLRDRRGVTVQRAREYIEAAATDGALARTLGVPRGSPLLIARRQSFDAQDKPAEYVILSFRPDRYRFHLEVRR encoded by the coding sequence ATGGATGATTGGCAACGCCCCCTGGCGGCGGACAGCCCCGCTCCCCTCTGGTTCCAGATCGCTGAGCGCCTACGTCGTGCGGTCGAGGACGGTACGTTCCCACCCGGCGAGACGTTGCCTTCGGAGGCGCAAATCAACCGGCAGTTCGGCGTCAGCCGCGCCACGTCCCGGGCGGCGCTGAACGAACTGGAGTCGGCAGGGCTTATCGTGCGCCGCTCGGGCAAGGGTTCGATCGTGCTGCGCGCGCGGGTCGAGCAGCCCGCCGAGGAGATGGCGGGATTTTCCGAGGACATGCGCCGGCGCGGACTGGAGCCGTCGTACCGTGTGCTGGGGACCGGCCATGTGCCAGCAGCGGCGGAGGCTGCCGAGGCGCTGGAGGTCGCAATCGGAACTGAGGTGTTCCGTTCGCACCGCCTGCTGCTCGCGGATGGCGAGCCGATCGGCACGGCGATGTCCTGGCTGCCGCCCCGTCTGTTCCGCAGCCATCCCTATCCCACCGGCGAGGAACTCGAGACTGGGTCGCTCTATGCTTGGCTCAGGGACCGCAGGGGCGTGACCGTCCAGCGCGCGCGCGAGTACATCGAGGCGGCGGCCACGGACGGCGCGCTGGCGCGGACACTGGGTGTGCCCCGCGGCTCGCCACTGCTGATCGCGCGCCGCCAGTCCTTCGACGCGCAGGACAAGCCAGCGGAATACGTGATCCTCAGCTTCCGCCCGGATCGCTACCGCTTCCATCTGGAGGTCCGGCGCTGA